Proteins found in one Venturia canescens isolate UGA chromosome 6, ASM1945775v1, whole genome shotgun sequence genomic segment:
- the Usp16-45 gene encoding ubiquitin carboxyl-terminal hydrolase 16 isoform X1 produces MGGRRRNRQPDASVRDASEDSSESGDKTNSGDNCPARGKELCPHIKLAVRKSKVLLNNKKSILQIECEDCKKLGCDNLPTDDEELSPMPLWMCLYCGHQACGRGQKLHAMEHYKSARDGHHSVVVNTQKWNVWCYPCDTEITGPHSRKIRGFLDVLKKFNPTSLTATVSENSKETGTLLSPLSQRAIPLPFIQTNLDNENVDKSNLPLNGLTKVVGLSNLGNTCFFNAVLQCLAQTPFLVKVLEDLQEPGEKFTLPGGKCKVSEDSEEIELPPIEGTLQGWGPFTSILCKTLKAMQSMKTRQVYVPNELLASFRKKTIQCMDGGQHDSHELLRHLLEIVRNEDLRRYQSVILKEIGIGVSIKANCANDSDKAQVKFYGRQAGSRLLGSEPVFRGVLVSTLKCLECFHSSQRTEAFLDLSLPVMSEKPQSPVVKRKHKGFDESFDSMGNTISSVSPMKDQFRKEEKRPELTKKQMKLRMKDRGNNHWGYKSNANKISEEKQSSTLESEGDADVEDNVSALEVIESGYSSEKASALTSPASPGDDDLSKSSFSQSDANVTLSNGNLPSSPIDSFPEPMTPSYDDNCMNQEFNGLNRTDISLNLNQDVFPPSTSNWADSPITEATNEIGDYAGVSPSTSLIVNSELSPEGATISSISSPITSKDSPTPPPTGASREKIDGLYDLFRNAIDDTVPTVLNESESLNDTLSRKLEMTEVHTPENQMPDNQEGESTTSLIEQPEIKSENGVTEITEGLAKVGVSTHSHSHGYNLKSGDCSIQSCLNQFTAVELLSGSNKVCCEACTARENKGKEGPPKMVCTSSSKQYLISQVPAILILHLKRFQSLRMSFRKVPKHVKFPLLLDLAPVCTESERRKVYSLYGIVEHSGTLHGGHYVAYVKTRAPLTPDDPRWAFLPSKDSTESAENSNVEASESETEETKANSEVQPPPGHWYHISDSRVVEVDEATVLRTQAYMLFYERIL; encoded by the exons atggGTGGAAGACGTCGAAATCGTCAACCAGATGCAAGTGTACGCGACGCTAGTGAAGATTCCTCGGAATCCGGAGACAAAACGAATTCAG GAGACAATTGTCCTGCCCGAGGGAAAGAACTTTGTCCACACATCAAATTAGCTGTGAGGAAATCTAAAGTTTTACTGAACAACAAGAAATCCATTCTCCAAATAGAATGCGAGGACTGCAAGAAGCTCGGCTGCGACAATTTGCCAACCGATGACGAAGAG TTGTCACCAATGCCGCTTTGGATGTGTTTATACTGTGGTCATCAAGCATGCGGCAGAGGTCAAAAACTTCATGCAATGGAACACTACAAATCTGCCAGGGATGGACACCACAGTGTAGTAGTGAATACCCAAAAATGGAACGTCTGGTGCTATCCATGTGACACAGAAATTACTGGCCCTCATAG TCGGAAAATACGTGGCTTTCTAGATgtactaaaaaaatttaatccaACCTCGTTGACCGCCACTGTTAGTGAAAACTCAAAAGAAACAGGTACCCTGTTATCACCGTTGTCTCAAAGAGCTATACCATTGCCGTTCATACAGACGAACCTAGACAACGAAAATGTAGACAAATCAAACTTACCTCTCAATGGTTTGACCAAAGTAGTG GGTTTGTCCAATTTAGGTAATACTTGTTTCTTCAACGCAGTACTCCAGTGTCTTGCTCAAACACCATTCCTCGTTAAAGTACTCGAGGATCTGCAGGAACCAGGGGAAAAATTCACTCTACCAGGCGGAAAGTGCAAAGTTTCCGAAGATTCTGAAGAGATAGAACTG CCACCAATTGAGGGAACCCTCCAGGGCTGGGGTCCATTCACATCGATACTCTGTAAAACACTTAAGGCAATGCAAAGCATGAAAACTCGTCAAGTTTACGTGCCCAACGAGCTTCTAGCGAGTTTTAGGAAAAAAACTATACAATGTATGGATGGTGGTCAGCACGATTCTCATGAGTTGCTCAGGCACTTATTGGAAATTGTTCGAAACGAAGATCTTAGG AGGTATCAATCGGtaattttgaaagaaattgGCATAGGAGTTTCTATCAAAGCAAATTGTGCCAATGATTCAGACAAGGCTCAAGTTAAGTTTTATGGAAGACAAGCAGGTTCGAGACTACTCGGATCTGAACCAGTTTTCCGGGGTGTTCTCGTCTCTACACTTAAGTGTCTCGAGTGTTTTCACTCGTCGCAGCGCACCGAAGCTTTCTTGGATCTCAGTTTACCGGTCATGTCTGAAAAACCTCAATCACCGGTTGTCAA AAGAAAGCACAAAGGTTTCGACGAATCGTTCGATTCCATGGGTAATACCATATCAAGTGTATCTCCGATGAAAGatcaatttcgaaaagaagAGAAGCGTCCTGAACTAACgaagaaacaaatgaaattacGAATGAAGGATCGAGGAAATAATCACTGGGGCTATAAATCAAACGCGAATAAAATATCTGAAGAAAAACAATCTAGTACGCTGGAGTCTG aAGGCGATGCTGATGTCGAAGATAATGTATCGGCACTGGAAGTCATTGAATCCGGTTACAGTTCTGAAAAAGCATCAGCTCTTACGAGTCCAGCTTCGCCGGGTGACGACGATTTATCGAAAAGTTCTTTCAGCCAATCGGATGCAAATGTGACATTGTCGAATGGAAATTTACCTTCAAGTCCTATTGACTCTTTTCCGGAACCTATGACACCCAGTTACGACGATAATTGCATGAATCAAGAATTTAACGGACTTAATCGTACAGACATCTCATTGAATCTCAATCAGGATGTTTTTCCTCCGTCAACCTCAAATTGGGCAGATAGTCCAATAACCGAGGCAACCAACGAGATCGGTGATTACGCCGGTGTTTCACCTTCTACGTCATTGATTGTCAACTCGGAATTGAGTCCTGAGGGAGCAACGATAAGTTCTATAAGCAGTCCCATCACCTCTAAAGACAGTCCTACGCCTCCACCAACTGGAGCCAgtcgtgaaaaaatcgatggatTATACGATCTTTTCAGAAATGCAATAGACGACACTGTACCAACAGTTTTAAACGAGAGTGAATCACTTAACGATACGTTATCCAG aaaattagAGATGACTGAAGTGCATACCCCGGAGAATCAAATGCCTGACAATCAGGAAGGGGAGTCGACAACGAGTCTCATTGAACAACCGGAAATCAAGTCAGAAAACGGTGTGACCGAAATCACAGAAGGACTAGCGAAAGTTGGAGTTTCAACCCATAGTCATTCTCATGGTTATAATCTTAAGAGCGGAGACTGTTCGATACAATCGTGTCTCAATCAATTCACGGCGGTCGAACTACTAAGCGGTAGTAACAAAGTATGCTGCGAGGCTTGTACTGCTCGCGAAAATAAG GGCAAGGAAGGTCCGCCGAAGATGGTTTGCACATCAAGTTCTAAACAGTATTTGATATCGCAAGTCCCAGCCATTCTTATTCTTCATCTCAAGAGGTTCCAATCGCTGCGAATGAGTTTCCGTAAAGTACCGAAACACGTGAAATTCCCATTGTTGTTGGATCTTGCACCAGTCTGCACAGAAAGTGAAAGACGGAAAGTTTATTCGCTTTATGGAATAGTCGAACACAGTGGAACTCTTCATGGTGGTCATTACGTGGCCTACGTTAAG
- the Usp16-45 gene encoding ubiquitin carboxyl-terminal hydrolase 16 isoform X3: protein MGGRRRNRQPDASVRDASEDSSESGDKTNSGDNCPARGKELCPHIKLAVRKSKVLLNNKKSILQIECEDCKKLGCDNLPTDDEELSPMPLWMCLYCGHQACGRGQKLHAMEHYKSARDGHHSVVVNTQKWNVWCYPCDTEITGPHSRKIRGFLDVLKKFNPTSLTATVSENSKETGTLLSPLSQRAIPLPFIQTNLDNENVDKSNLPLNGLTKVVGLSNLGNTCFFNAVLQCLAQTPFLVKVLEDLQEPGEKFTLPGGKCKVSEDSEEIELPPIEGTLQGWGPFTSILCKTLKAMQSMKTRQVYVPNELLASFRKKTIQCMDGGQHDSHELLRHLLEIVRNEDLRRYQSVILKEIGIGVSIKANCANDSDKAQVKFYGRQAGSRLLGSEPVFRGVLVSTLKCLECFHSSQRTEAFLDLSLPVMSEKPQSPVVKRKHKGFDESFDSMGNTISSVSPMKDQFRKEEKRPELTKKQMKLRMKDRGNNHWGYKSNANKISEEKQSKGDADVEDNVSALEVIESGYSSEKASALTSPASPGDDDLSKSSFSQSDANVTLSNGNLPSSPIDSFPEPMTPSYDDNCMNQEFNGLNRTDISLNLNQDVFPPSTSNWADSPITEATNEIGDYAGVSPSTSLIVNSELSPEGATISSISSPITSKDSPTPPPTGASREKIDGLYDLFRNAIDDTVPTVLNESESLNDTLSRKLEMTEVHTPENQMPDNQEGESTTSLIEQPEIKSENGVTEITEGLAKVGVSTHSHSHGYNLKSGDCSIQSCLNQFTAVELLSGSNKVCCEACTARENKGKEGPPKMVCTSSSKQYLISQVPAILILHLKRFQSLRMSFRKVPKHVKFPLLLDLAPVCTESERRKVYSLYGIVEHSGTLHGGHYVAYVKTRAPLTPDDPRWAFLPSKDSTESAENSNVEASESETEETKANSEVQPPPGHWYHISDSRVVEVDEATVLRTQAYMLFYERIL, encoded by the exons atggGTGGAAGACGTCGAAATCGTCAACCAGATGCAAGTGTACGCGACGCTAGTGAAGATTCCTCGGAATCCGGAGACAAAACGAATTCAG GAGACAATTGTCCTGCCCGAGGGAAAGAACTTTGTCCACACATCAAATTAGCTGTGAGGAAATCTAAAGTTTTACTGAACAACAAGAAATCCATTCTCCAAATAGAATGCGAGGACTGCAAGAAGCTCGGCTGCGACAATTTGCCAACCGATGACGAAGAG TTGTCACCAATGCCGCTTTGGATGTGTTTATACTGTGGTCATCAAGCATGCGGCAGAGGTCAAAAACTTCATGCAATGGAACACTACAAATCTGCCAGGGATGGACACCACAGTGTAGTAGTGAATACCCAAAAATGGAACGTCTGGTGCTATCCATGTGACACAGAAATTACTGGCCCTCATAG TCGGAAAATACGTGGCTTTCTAGATgtactaaaaaaatttaatccaACCTCGTTGACCGCCACTGTTAGTGAAAACTCAAAAGAAACAGGTACCCTGTTATCACCGTTGTCTCAAAGAGCTATACCATTGCCGTTCATACAGACGAACCTAGACAACGAAAATGTAGACAAATCAAACTTACCTCTCAATGGTTTGACCAAAGTAGTG GGTTTGTCCAATTTAGGTAATACTTGTTTCTTCAACGCAGTACTCCAGTGTCTTGCTCAAACACCATTCCTCGTTAAAGTACTCGAGGATCTGCAGGAACCAGGGGAAAAATTCACTCTACCAGGCGGAAAGTGCAAAGTTTCCGAAGATTCTGAAGAGATAGAACTG CCACCAATTGAGGGAACCCTCCAGGGCTGGGGTCCATTCACATCGATACTCTGTAAAACACTTAAGGCAATGCAAAGCATGAAAACTCGTCAAGTTTACGTGCCCAACGAGCTTCTAGCGAGTTTTAGGAAAAAAACTATACAATGTATGGATGGTGGTCAGCACGATTCTCATGAGTTGCTCAGGCACTTATTGGAAATTGTTCGAAACGAAGATCTTAGG AGGTATCAATCGGtaattttgaaagaaattgGCATAGGAGTTTCTATCAAAGCAAATTGTGCCAATGATTCAGACAAGGCTCAAGTTAAGTTTTATGGAAGACAAGCAGGTTCGAGACTACTCGGATCTGAACCAGTTTTCCGGGGTGTTCTCGTCTCTACACTTAAGTGTCTCGAGTGTTTTCACTCGTCGCAGCGCACCGAAGCTTTCTTGGATCTCAGTTTACCGGTCATGTCTGAAAAACCTCAATCACCGGTTGTCAA AAGAAAGCACAAAGGTTTCGACGAATCGTTCGATTCCATGGGTAATACCATATCAAGTGTATCTCCGATGAAAGatcaatttcgaaaagaagAGAAGCGTCCTGAACTAACgaagaaacaaatgaaattacGAATGAAGGATCGAGGAAATAATCACTGGGGCTATAAATCAAACGCGAATAAAATATCTGAAGAAAAACAATCTA aAGGCGATGCTGATGTCGAAGATAATGTATCGGCACTGGAAGTCATTGAATCCGGTTACAGTTCTGAAAAAGCATCAGCTCTTACGAGTCCAGCTTCGCCGGGTGACGACGATTTATCGAAAAGTTCTTTCAGCCAATCGGATGCAAATGTGACATTGTCGAATGGAAATTTACCTTCAAGTCCTATTGACTCTTTTCCGGAACCTATGACACCCAGTTACGACGATAATTGCATGAATCAAGAATTTAACGGACTTAATCGTACAGACATCTCATTGAATCTCAATCAGGATGTTTTTCCTCCGTCAACCTCAAATTGGGCAGATAGTCCAATAACCGAGGCAACCAACGAGATCGGTGATTACGCCGGTGTTTCACCTTCTACGTCATTGATTGTCAACTCGGAATTGAGTCCTGAGGGAGCAACGATAAGTTCTATAAGCAGTCCCATCACCTCTAAAGACAGTCCTACGCCTCCACCAACTGGAGCCAgtcgtgaaaaaatcgatggatTATACGATCTTTTCAGAAATGCAATAGACGACACTGTACCAACAGTTTTAAACGAGAGTGAATCACTTAACGATACGTTATCCAG aaaattagAGATGACTGAAGTGCATACCCCGGAGAATCAAATGCCTGACAATCAGGAAGGGGAGTCGACAACGAGTCTCATTGAACAACCGGAAATCAAGTCAGAAAACGGTGTGACCGAAATCACAGAAGGACTAGCGAAAGTTGGAGTTTCAACCCATAGTCATTCTCATGGTTATAATCTTAAGAGCGGAGACTGTTCGATACAATCGTGTCTCAATCAATTCACGGCGGTCGAACTACTAAGCGGTAGTAACAAAGTATGCTGCGAGGCTTGTACTGCTCGCGAAAATAAG GGCAAGGAAGGTCCGCCGAAGATGGTTTGCACATCAAGTTCTAAACAGTATTTGATATCGCAAGTCCCAGCCATTCTTATTCTTCATCTCAAGAGGTTCCAATCGCTGCGAATGAGTTTCCGTAAAGTACCGAAACACGTGAAATTCCCATTGTTGTTGGATCTTGCACCAGTCTGCACAGAAAGTGAAAGACGGAAAGTTTATTCGCTTTATGGAATAGTCGAACACAGTGGAACTCTTCATGGTGGTCATTACGTGGCCTACGTTAAG
- the Usp16-45 gene encoding ubiquitin carboxyl-terminal hydrolase 16 isoform X2 encodes MGGRRRNRQPDASVRDASEDSSESGDKTNSGDNCPARGKELCPHIKLAVRKSKVLLNNKKSILQIECEDCKKLGCDNLPTDDEELSPMPLWMCLYCGHQACGRGQKLHAMEHYKSARDGHHSVVVNTQKWNVWCYPCDTEITGPHSRKIRGFLDVLKKFNPTSLTATVSENSKETGTLLSPLSQRAIPLPFIQTNLDNENVDKSNLPLNGLTKVVGLSNLGNTCFFNAVLQCLAQTPFLVKVLEDLQEPGEKFTLPGGKCKVSEDSEEIELPPIEGTLQGWGPFTSILCKTLKAMQSMKTRQVYVPNELLASFRKKTIQCMDGGQHDSHELLRHLLEIVRNEDLRRYQSVILKEIGIGVSIKANCANDSDKAQVKFYGRQAGSRLLGSEPVFRGVLVSTLKCLECFHSSQRTEAFLDLSLPVMSEKPQSPVVKKHKGFDESFDSMGNTISSVSPMKDQFRKEEKRPELTKKQMKLRMKDRGNNHWGYKSNANKISEEKQSSTLESEGDADVEDNVSALEVIESGYSSEKASALTSPASPGDDDLSKSSFSQSDANVTLSNGNLPSSPIDSFPEPMTPSYDDNCMNQEFNGLNRTDISLNLNQDVFPPSTSNWADSPITEATNEIGDYAGVSPSTSLIVNSELSPEGATISSISSPITSKDSPTPPPTGASREKIDGLYDLFRNAIDDTVPTVLNESESLNDTLSRKLEMTEVHTPENQMPDNQEGESTTSLIEQPEIKSENGVTEITEGLAKVGVSTHSHSHGYNLKSGDCSIQSCLNQFTAVELLSGSNKVCCEACTARENKGKEGPPKMVCTSSSKQYLISQVPAILILHLKRFQSLRMSFRKVPKHVKFPLLLDLAPVCTESERRKVYSLYGIVEHSGTLHGGHYVAYVKTRAPLTPDDPRWAFLPSKDSTESAENSNVEASESETEETKANSEVQPPPGHWYHISDSRVVEVDEATVLRTQAYMLFYERIL; translated from the exons atggGTGGAAGACGTCGAAATCGTCAACCAGATGCAAGTGTACGCGACGCTAGTGAAGATTCCTCGGAATCCGGAGACAAAACGAATTCAG GAGACAATTGTCCTGCCCGAGGGAAAGAACTTTGTCCACACATCAAATTAGCTGTGAGGAAATCTAAAGTTTTACTGAACAACAAGAAATCCATTCTCCAAATAGAATGCGAGGACTGCAAGAAGCTCGGCTGCGACAATTTGCCAACCGATGACGAAGAG TTGTCACCAATGCCGCTTTGGATGTGTTTATACTGTGGTCATCAAGCATGCGGCAGAGGTCAAAAACTTCATGCAATGGAACACTACAAATCTGCCAGGGATGGACACCACAGTGTAGTAGTGAATACCCAAAAATGGAACGTCTGGTGCTATCCATGTGACACAGAAATTACTGGCCCTCATAG TCGGAAAATACGTGGCTTTCTAGATgtactaaaaaaatttaatccaACCTCGTTGACCGCCACTGTTAGTGAAAACTCAAAAGAAACAGGTACCCTGTTATCACCGTTGTCTCAAAGAGCTATACCATTGCCGTTCATACAGACGAACCTAGACAACGAAAATGTAGACAAATCAAACTTACCTCTCAATGGTTTGACCAAAGTAGTG GGTTTGTCCAATTTAGGTAATACTTGTTTCTTCAACGCAGTACTCCAGTGTCTTGCTCAAACACCATTCCTCGTTAAAGTACTCGAGGATCTGCAGGAACCAGGGGAAAAATTCACTCTACCAGGCGGAAAGTGCAAAGTTTCCGAAGATTCTGAAGAGATAGAACTG CCACCAATTGAGGGAACCCTCCAGGGCTGGGGTCCATTCACATCGATACTCTGTAAAACACTTAAGGCAATGCAAAGCATGAAAACTCGTCAAGTTTACGTGCCCAACGAGCTTCTAGCGAGTTTTAGGAAAAAAACTATACAATGTATGGATGGTGGTCAGCACGATTCTCATGAGTTGCTCAGGCACTTATTGGAAATTGTTCGAAACGAAGATCTTAGG AGGTATCAATCGGtaattttgaaagaaattgGCATAGGAGTTTCTATCAAAGCAAATTGTGCCAATGATTCAGACAAGGCTCAAGTTAAGTTTTATGGAAGACAAGCAGGTTCGAGACTACTCGGATCTGAACCAGTTTTCCGGGGTGTTCTCGTCTCTACACTTAAGTGTCTCGAGTGTTTTCACTCGTCGCAGCGCACCGAAGCTTTCTTGGATCTCAGTTTACCGGTCATGTCTGAAAAACCTCAATCACCGGTTGTCAA AAAGCACAAAGGTTTCGACGAATCGTTCGATTCCATGGGTAATACCATATCAAGTGTATCTCCGATGAAAGatcaatttcgaaaagaagAGAAGCGTCCTGAACTAACgaagaaacaaatgaaattacGAATGAAGGATCGAGGAAATAATCACTGGGGCTATAAATCAAACGCGAATAAAATATCTGAAGAAAAACAATCTAGTACGCTGGAGTCTG aAGGCGATGCTGATGTCGAAGATAATGTATCGGCACTGGAAGTCATTGAATCCGGTTACAGTTCTGAAAAAGCATCAGCTCTTACGAGTCCAGCTTCGCCGGGTGACGACGATTTATCGAAAAGTTCTTTCAGCCAATCGGATGCAAATGTGACATTGTCGAATGGAAATTTACCTTCAAGTCCTATTGACTCTTTTCCGGAACCTATGACACCCAGTTACGACGATAATTGCATGAATCAAGAATTTAACGGACTTAATCGTACAGACATCTCATTGAATCTCAATCAGGATGTTTTTCCTCCGTCAACCTCAAATTGGGCAGATAGTCCAATAACCGAGGCAACCAACGAGATCGGTGATTACGCCGGTGTTTCACCTTCTACGTCATTGATTGTCAACTCGGAATTGAGTCCTGAGGGAGCAACGATAAGTTCTATAAGCAGTCCCATCACCTCTAAAGACAGTCCTACGCCTCCACCAACTGGAGCCAgtcgtgaaaaaatcgatggatTATACGATCTTTTCAGAAATGCAATAGACGACACTGTACCAACAGTTTTAAACGAGAGTGAATCACTTAACGATACGTTATCCAG aaaattagAGATGACTGAAGTGCATACCCCGGAGAATCAAATGCCTGACAATCAGGAAGGGGAGTCGACAACGAGTCTCATTGAACAACCGGAAATCAAGTCAGAAAACGGTGTGACCGAAATCACAGAAGGACTAGCGAAAGTTGGAGTTTCAACCCATAGTCATTCTCATGGTTATAATCTTAAGAGCGGAGACTGTTCGATACAATCGTGTCTCAATCAATTCACGGCGGTCGAACTACTAAGCGGTAGTAACAAAGTATGCTGCGAGGCTTGTACTGCTCGCGAAAATAAG GGCAAGGAAGGTCCGCCGAAGATGGTTTGCACATCAAGTTCTAAACAGTATTTGATATCGCAAGTCCCAGCCATTCTTATTCTTCATCTCAAGAGGTTCCAATCGCTGCGAATGAGTTTCCGTAAAGTACCGAAACACGTGAAATTCCCATTGTTGTTGGATCTTGCACCAGTCTGCACAGAAAGTGAAAGACGGAAAGTTTATTCGCTTTATGGAATAGTCGAACACAGTGGAACTCTTCATGGTGGTCATTACGTGGCCTACGTTAAG